CGAGGTCATCGCGGCGGCGACCGCGTGCTCCCAGTCGTTCTCGCCCTCGGCGTGCATGATGCCGCCGACGTTCTGCGCGCCGGTCTCCTCCAGGAGGCGCACGGCGGTCGCGATGTAGTTCGGGGAGAGCATGCCGTGCCCGTCGACGCGCACGACGACGGGATGCCGGGACGCCTTGATCGCCGCGTTCAGCGCGGCCGGGGTGCGCCCGGTGGGGTTCGGGACGGTGTGGACGCGCGGGTCTTCGCGTACGAGTTCGGCGGCGATCTCGTCCGTACGGTCCGAGGACGGACCGATGGCGATGACCACCTCCATCTCGCCGTCGTACTCCTGCGCCAGGATCGCTTGGACGGCCCCGCGCAGATGCCGCTCCTCGTTGAGGACGGGCATGATCACAGAAACGGCGGGGGGCCGCACGTCAGACTTCTCACTCATCGGACGTCACGTTACCGCGAATGGGGGACACGGGCGCGCGCCGCCCGGTCCACGGGCTGGGCAGCAGATCGTATGGGCCTACGGTGCTCACGGATCCCCACGTTCACCCCCGCGGAGGTGTCCCCCTTGCCCACGCCGCCCCGCTCCCCCGCACGCCCGCAGCCCCGTCCCCAGAGCCGCCCGCAGCCGCCCCGCTCCCGGCGGCCTCCGGTGCGGTCCACCGTACGGCCCCCCGTACGGAGGAAGAAGCCGCGCTGGGCCATGCGGGTGGTCACCACGATCTCGGTGGTGGTCCTCGCCTCGGCGGGCATCGGGCACGCGGTGGTCACCAGCCTGGGCGAGAACATCGCCCGGGTCGACCCCTTCAAGGACATGAAGAACCGCCCCGCAGGGGGCCACGGCATGAACGTGCTGCTGGTCGGCACCGACGGCCGCGACAAGATCACGGAGGAGGAGCGGCGGAAGTACCGTCTGGGCGGTGCCCCCTGCCACTGCACCGACACGATGATGATCGTGCACATCGCCGCCAACCGGGAGCGGGCCAGCGTCGTGAGCCTGCCGCGCGACTCGTACGCCGAGGTGCCCGCGCACACCGACCAGACCACCGGCGCCGAGCACGGCCCCCACCCGATCAAGCTCAACGCGGCGTACGCGGAGGGGGGCCCGCAGCTGACCGTGCGCACCGTCGAGAACATGACCCATGTGAAGATCGACCACTACTTGGAGGTCGATTTCACCAGCTTCATGCGGACGGTGGACGTGCTCGGCGGCGTGAGCATCTGCACCGCACAGCCCCTCAAGGACTCGTACACCGGACTCGACCTGAGCGCCGGCACGCACACGCTCAGCGGCGGGCAGGCACTCCAGTACGTACGGTCCCGGCATGTCGACGGCGCCTCCGACATCGGCCGGATGCAGCGCCAGCAGCGGTTCCTGGCGGCGCTGATCGAGCGGGCCACGTCGTCGGGGGTGCTGCTGAACCCGATGAAGTTCCGTGATGTCACCCGGGCCGTGCTCGGTTCGGTCCGCGCGGACCAGGGGTTCGGCACGGACGAGCTGCTGGACCTCGGCCGGGCGATGCGGAACTTCTCCCCTTCCTCCTCCGAGTTCACGACCGTGCCGATCGGACAGATGGCCTACATGGTCAAGGGCATCGGTTCCACACTGAAGTGGGACGACAACAAGGCCGCCGCGCTCTTCCAGTCTCTGCGTGACGACAAGCCGCTCGCTCCCCCGCACAAGGCCGCGCACGCCAAGACCGTGCGCGTCGAGGTGGCGCCGCAGCAGATCCAGGTCCAGGTGGAGAACGGGACGCCCACGGACGGCCTCGGCAAACGCATGGACGGCGCCCTGGCCGCCACCGGGTTCCGCACGACGGGCCGGCCCGTCAACGCCCAGGACCGCGGCGCCCGGCACAGCGTCATCGTCTACGACCCGCGCTGGGACCGCTCCGCGAAGTCCCTCGCCGCCGCGCTCCCGGGCAGCGAGCTGCGCGAGGTCAAAGGGCGGGGGCCGCTGCTGAAGGTGATCGCCGGGGCGGACTTCAAGGAGGTCACACGGGTCCGGGTGCAGGATCCCTACCAGGCCGAGACCCGGGTGGTGACGGGGGATCAGGTGGTGTGCACGTAGGTGACGCGCGCGTCCACGGGACACGCGCAGGGCCCCGCCGTATCGTCCGGCGGGGCCCCTCGTGGTGGTGCGGGTCAGTTGCTCGACACCGTCACCGTCTGGTCGTTCTTCAGCTCGTCCACGAGCGTCTTGACCTTGGCCTTGTCCCAGACGAGGTTCCCGCCCGTGGAGCCGGAGATCGGCATGTTCATGGACTTGCCGCTGCCGCCGGTGACGCCCTTCATCGCCCAGAACATGCTGCCGAGGTCCCACAGGCTCATGTCCTTGTCGACGGTGAGGCTGTCGAGGCCGGAGCCCATGGTCGGGTACAGCTTGAAGGGGTTCAGGACGGTTCCGGGGGTCGCGACCTGGTGGGCCAGGGCGGACAGGAACTTCTGCTGGTTCTTGGTGCGCTGGAGGTCCGAGGCCGCGAAGGCGTGGCGGGTACGGACGAAGGCGAGGGCCTGCTCACCGTTGAGGGTCTGCTTGCCCGCCTTGAAGTCGGCGCCGGAGTACTTGTCCTTGAAGCCCTGGTCGAGGGTCATCTCCACACCGCCGACCGCGTCGACGATGTTCGCGAACCCGGCGAAACCGATCTCCACGTAGTGGTCGATGTGCAGGCCGGTGTTGTACTCGATGGTGCGGACCAGCAGCGTCGGCCCGTCCTCCGCGTACGCCGCGTTGAGCTTCACCTGGCGACCCGTGCCGGGGAAGGTCTTGCCGGACGCGGATCCCTTGTACGTCGGGATCGTCACGTTCGAGTCGCGGGGGAGGGAGACCAGAGTGTCGCCGTTGCTCCCGACGTGCAGGATCATCATCGAGTCCGTGCGCTTGCCCTCGGCGGACCCGGTGTGCAGCTTCTTCTTCTCCTCGGCCGACATGCCGGCGCGGCTGTCGGAGCCGACGATCAGGTAGTTCGTGCCCTTGCCCGCGTCGGGCCGGTCGATGACCTGCGAGAGATCCACGTCACGGTGGAGCTTGGAGTCGGCCCAGAAGTAGGTGCCCACGGAGACCACGACCAACAGCGTGACCAGCGTGATCGCTATCCACTTGATCCGCCGGCGCCAGTTCGGCGCCGGGCGCGGGCCACGGCCGCCCTGACCGCCGGGACCCTGCGGATCACCGGGGCCGCCCGGCGAACCGTAGACCTGCCCGGTGTTGTAACCGGAGTCGTACCCGTTGTCGTACCCCTGGCCGTCGTCGTACGTCGGCTGCTGGGGCACCCCGCCGTACGGCGGTGCGGACGGGCGCGGACCGGGCGTTCCCGGGCCACGCTGAACCTGCCGCATGACGCGGGCGCCCTCAGGCTGAGCGCCTGCGCTGCCGCGTCCGTAACGGTCGCTGCGGTTGCTGTCGGACCACCCGTCGGGCCAATCGTTCATGCGGACCAGTGTGCAGGTCCGCACGGTGTGCCTAACAAGAGCCCGGGGAGATCTGGGTCACGCCTGTTGCAGAGCTGATGCAAAGCGACTCTCGCACGCCCCCGCATAGGGTGGACGGCATGACAGACCTGGCACCCAACCCGGAATCCGATATTCCGGGCAAGCCCACCTTCGCGTCCCGGACCACCCTCAGCCACATCATGACCCACAACGACACCAACCTTCTGGGCACGGTGCACGGCGGAGTGATCATGAAGCTCGTGGACGACGCGGCGGGTGCGGTGGCCGGGCGGCACTCCGGCGGGCCCGCCGTCACCGCCTCCATGGACGAGATGGTCTTCCTGGAGCCGGTCCGCGTCGGTGATCTCGTCCATGTGAAGGCCCAGGTGAACTGGACGGGGCGGACGTCCATGGAGGTCGGCGTGCGCGTGCTGGCCGAGCGCTGGAACGAGTCGACGCCGCCCCAGCAGGTCGGTTCGGCCTATCTCGTCTTCGCCGCGGTCGACGCCGACGGCAAACCGCGGCGCGTGCCGCCCGTGCTCCCGGAGACCGAGCGCGACGAGCGGCGCTACCAGGAGGCCCAGATCCGGCGCACCCACCGGCTGGCACGCCGTCGGGCGATCATGGAACTGCGGGAGAAGCGGGCGGCGGAGGGGCTGGACTAGCCGGGATGCGAGGGGCTGGACCAGTAGGAACGCGAGGGGCTGGACAAGTCGGGACGCGAGGGGCCGGACCAGTAGGAACGCGAGGGGCCGGACCAGTCGGGGTTCGGCGATGCTGGACGCCCGAGGGCCGGGGCGGGAAGTCACCCCGGCCGGTGGCCCTGGCCGAGGGCGGCTCCGGGGCGGATGCCAGGGTGACGTCATGACCCTCTCCCCCGCCACCCCGTCCGCTTCCGGCGGACGCCCCTTCGACGCGGTGCTCTGTGACGTCGACAACGTGATCCGCGTCTACGAACCGGCCCACCTGTACGCGCTGGAGCGCGCCGCCGGGCTGACCGAGGGCACCACCATGAAGGTGGCCTTCGCACCGGAGACGGTGCTTCCGCTGGTGCTGGGCCGGATCACACCGGACGAGTGGGCGGGGTCGATCCTGCGGGGCCTGACCGGACTGGTGGCCGACGGGACGGCGGTGGAGCTGAGCACCGCGCTCATACGCTCGCCGTTCCACGCCGACGAGACGGTGGTGGCGCTGCTGCGCCGGGCCCGTACCCACATGCCCCTGGTCCTCGTCACCAACACCTCGGTCCAGCTCGAGGAGGACCTGGAGGCCCTGGGCCTGACGGACCTCGCCGACCACGTGGTCAGCAGCGCGCGGGTGGGCATCGCCAAGCCCGACCGGCGCATCTACGACATCGCCGTCGCGCGGGCCGGCGTCCCTGCCGAGCGCTGCCTGTTCGTGGACGACACCCTGGAGAACGTGGAGGCGGCGGCCGCACTCGGTATGCGGACCGTCCACTACCGCACGCCGGAGGATCTAGGGAACGCCCTGAACGCCCTGAACGGCCTGTGAGGCCGACCGCACCGGGCGCTGTCGGAGCCGGCTGGTATCCATGTCCGCATGAACAACGATCAGGCCACCCCGGCGGGACTCGCGGCGCTGCGAGGGGCGTTCGACATGGACGACGACGGGGAGTCGGCGCTCGGCTGGGCGGCGGTGCACGCCTTCGAGGCGAAGCACGGCATCGTGCTGCCCGAGCCTTACCGGACGTTCGTCGCCGAGGTGACCGACGGGTCGTACTCCGGGCCGCCGGAGTACAGGCTGATGTCCCTGGCCGAGCTGCCCGAGGACGGGGGCGACGACGGGCAGGGGCGCGACCTGAGCCGACCGTTCCCGCTCACGGAGGCGTGGCGGTG
This portion of the Streptomyces mirabilis genome encodes:
- a CDS encoding LCP family protein; this encodes MGLRCSRIPTFTPAEVSPLPTPPRSPARPQPRPQSRPQPPRSRRPPVRSTVRPPVRRKKPRWAMRVVTTISVVVLASAGIGHAVVTSLGENIARVDPFKDMKNRPAGGHGMNVLLVGTDGRDKITEEERRKYRLGGAPCHCTDTMMIVHIAANRERASVVSLPRDSYAEVPAHTDQTTGAEHGPHPIKLNAAYAEGGPQLTVRTVENMTHVKIDHYLEVDFTSFMRTVDVLGGVSICTAQPLKDSYTGLDLSAGTHTLSGGQALQYVRSRHVDGASDIGRMQRQQRFLAALIERATSSGVLLNPMKFRDVTRAVLGSVRADQGFGTDELLDLGRAMRNFSPSSSEFTTVPIGQMAYMVKGIGSTLKWDDNKAAALFQSLRDDKPLAPPHKAAHAKTVRVEVAPQQIQVQVENGTPTDGLGKRMDGALAATGFRTTGRPVNAQDRGARHSVIVYDPRWDRSAKSLAAALPGSELREVKGRGPLLKVIAGADFKEVTRVRVQDPYQAETRVVTGDQVVCT
- a CDS encoding LCP family protein produces the protein MNDWPDGWSDSNRSDRYGRGSAGAQPEGARVMRQVQRGPGTPGPRPSAPPYGGVPQQPTYDDGQGYDNGYDSGYNTGQVYGSPGGPGDPQGPGGQGGRGPRPAPNWRRRIKWIAITLVTLLVVVSVGTYFWADSKLHRDVDLSQVIDRPDAGKGTNYLIVGSDSRAGMSAEEKKKLHTGSAEGKRTDSMMILHVGSNGDTLVSLPRDSNVTIPTYKGSASGKTFPGTGRQVKLNAAYAEDGPTLLVRTIEYNTGLHIDHYVEIGFAGFANIVDAVGGVEMTLDQGFKDKYSGADFKAGKQTLNGEQALAFVRTRHAFAASDLQRTKNQQKFLSALAHQVATPGTVLNPFKLYPTMGSGLDSLTVDKDMSLWDLGSMFWAMKGVTGGSGKSMNMPISGSTGGNLVWDKAKVKTLVDELKNDQTVTVSSN
- a CDS encoding acyl-CoA thioesterase, which gives rise to MTDLAPNPESDIPGKPTFASRTTLSHIMTHNDTNLLGTVHGGVIMKLVDDAAGAVAGRHSGGPAVTASMDEMVFLEPVRVGDLVHVKAQVNWTGRTSMEVGVRVLAERWNESTPPQQVGSAYLVFAAVDADGKPRRVPPVLPETERDERRYQEAQIRRTHRLARRRAIMELREKRAAEGLD
- a CDS encoding HAD-IA family hydrolase; its protein translation is MTLSPATPSASGGRPFDAVLCDVDNVIRVYEPAHLYALERAAGLTEGTTMKVAFAPETVLPLVLGRITPDEWAGSILRGLTGLVADGTAVELSTALIRSPFHADETVVALLRRARTHMPLVLVTNTSVQLEEDLEALGLTDLADHVVSSARVGIAKPDRRIYDIAVARAGVPAERCLFVDDTLENVEAAAALGMRTVHYRTPEDLGNALNALNGL
- a CDS encoding SMI1/KNR4 family protein; the protein is MNNDQATPAGLAALRGAFDMDDDGESALGWAAVHAFEAKHGIVLPEPYRTFVAEVTDGSYSGPPEYRLMSLAELPEDGGDDGQGRDLSRPFPLTEAWRWEDDPRPAEEIDPVVERVFDHGSVVLGTDGCGINWHLVVTGPHRGHIWHITGEGAVPFGAEFGFTTSAPGFAGWVGHWAAQKEWFDAEQGHATGARVG